The following is a genomic window from Hypomesus transpacificus isolate Combined female chromosome 14, fHypTra1, whole genome shotgun sequence.
CCTGGTTCCAGCCCTGCACCCTCACCGTCGTGGGCACAGCCAAGATCTGCGTCAGCCACGGATACTCTGGCCAGGTCAACCTCACAGTCCAGGAGGTAGGCTCCAGGCaaggccccagtcaggccccagtcaggccccagtcaggccccagggaggccccagtcaggccccagtcaggccccagtcaggccccagggaggccccagtcaggccccagggAGGCCCCAGGGAGACTCCAGTCAGGCTccagtcaggccccagtcaggccccagtcaAGGCCCCAGGGAGGCCCCAGGGAGACTCCAGTCAGGCTccagtcaggccccagtcaggccccagtcaaggccccagtcaggccccagggAGGCCCCAGTCAAGGCCCCAGGCAAGGCCCCAGGGAGGCCCCAGTCAAGGCCCCAGGCAAGGCCCCAGggaggccccagtcaggccccagtcaggccccattcaggccccagggaggccccagtcaggcaccagggaggccccagtcaggccccagtcaggccccagggAGGCCCAAGGGAGACTCCAGGCAAGGCCCCAGTCAAGGCCCCAGggaggccccagtcaggccccagtcaggccccagggaggccccagtcaaggccccagtcaggccccagggaggccccagggaggccccagtcaggccccagtcaggccccagtcaggccccaggcAAGGCCCCAGTCaaggccccagtcaggccccagggaggccccaggcaaggccccagtcaggccccagggaggccccagtcaggccccagggaggccccaggcaaggccccagtcaggccccagtcaggccccagtcaggccccagtcaggcccagtcaggccccagggaggccccaggcaaggccccagtcaggccccagtcaggccccagtcaggccccagggaggccccagtcaggccccagggAGGCCCCAGTCAAGGCCCCAGGCAAGGCCCCAGTCaaggccccagtcaggccccagggAGGCCCCAGTCAAGGCCCCAGGCAAGGCCCCAGGGAGGCCCCAGTCAAGGCCCCAGGCAAGGCCCCAGggaggccccagtcaggccccagtcaggccccattcaggccccagggaggccccagtcaggcaccagggaggccccagtcaggccccagtcaggtcccagggaggccccaggcaaggccccagggaggccccagtcaggccccagtcaggccccaggcAAGGCCCCAGGCAAGGCCCCAGTCaaggccccagtcaggccccaggcAAGGTCCCAGTCaaggccccagtcaggccccagtcaggccccagggaggccccagggaggccccagtcaggccccagtcaggccccagggaggccccagtcaggccccagtcaggccccagtcaggccccagggaggccccagtcaaggccccagtcaggccccagggaggccccagggaggccccagtcaggccccagtcaggccccagtcaggccccaggcAAGGCCCCAGTCaaggccccagtcaggccccagggaggccccaggcaaggccccagtcaggccccagggaggccccagtcaggccccagggaggccccaggcaaggccccagtcaggccccagtcaggccccagtcaggccccaggggaggccctctgtctttatctctctctctttgtagatatatttttgtcttttttggacAGAAACAGTTAGATGTAgacaagagggggagagaggggaagacatgcagtaaTGACCCAAGCCGGAATCGAACCGCTGCGTGGCTCATCCCGTATAGTAGGCGCCCTCTTTCAAGGGAACACTAAATCGGCCGCGTCCACTCACACATCCAGCAGCAACTTGTCTCTGCAACCCCTCCAGACATCTGGAGAAATGTTTCGCCAAAACTAAAGTGCTTGAAACTGCTGCAGTCCACAGGGAAGTATTTACTGAGTCTATAATCTCTGCATGTTGATTGGATGTTTGTCTGGGGTATGTTGCAGGTTGGTGCGTTGTCCTTACAACCAGGACCAGTGTATGCCATTGATGGAGACTCTGGTCTAAACGTGGAGATTACATATAGTTTTCTAAGTGGTAAGTATACACAGCTTAAAATACCATGCAATTTACAGCAACAACAGCATTTAGTTCTAATGTCATGCTGCTTATTTGTCTTATTTTGTCCTTAAAGGGAACGCGGCAGGCACATTTGAAATCAATGCCAACACGGGGAACATCACGATGACAAAGCCAGTGGACGTACCTGGCCCTCTGGTTCTAACAGTCCTGGTAACAGATGTTTCATTTGCTTAGTTCAAACACCGCCCAGCTTCTAGTCAACAGTGTATAATATCCAATTACACCAGATGCTTTCAATGATCTTCATTTAATTTTTTATCAGGCCACGCAGAAAGTGGACAGCGATAAGTTTGCGACCGCCACAGTTACCCTGGAAGTTGTGAAGAAGTCTTTAAACCCGCCTCAGTTCACCCAGCCAGAGTATGAGGGTTTCATCTCAGCGGACGCCGGCCAGGGCAGCATGGTCCTGGAAGGGAAGGGCTCCACCACGCCGCTCAGAGTCCTGGCCACCGACAAGGACTATGCAGATGTGGGCTGGTTCCTCTCTCCCCGGGGTCTAGGCTTGTTCAAACATTTACAAACTTGTGCAGGCTGGTTGGCAGCCGTTTTAATAACCCAGTCTCTTGTCACACAGGGAGTGAACCCAGATGTGAGGTATGAAGTTCTCGGGACAACAGACTTCTCTGTCACTCCGCAGGGCTACGTCCTGTTGGCCAAAGACCTCAGTCCAGGAACTGTGACCATAGAAGTAAAGCGTTAAGGAGTCTAACAGTTTCATCAGACTGAAGTGTGTCAGTCATGCCAAATGTCTGATTCATGCCAATCAACCCTTGTGTgaacctttctttttttcttctcaagtTAAAAGCTGTTGACTCATCAAATGAAGAATCAAGCACAGCGCCATTAGTCGTAGAGGTTACTCCAGGTGAGAGAAAACGAATGTCCTGACATAGTTACAGAGCCATGTTGATTGAAAACCACCCTTGCTTTCGTCTGCATGCACACGTTTCCATCTACGCCGGTAGCTCTGCCTTGCCTTGCTTCTGGGGTGTGTAGGGATGTGTGAGAGCATGTTCGCTTGCCTGCTGAATGCGGGTGTCCCTGCTTTCCCTGCAGGAATTCCAACCACAACCATGGCAACCACATCCTCCACAGACATGATGCCCACGTCCGTAGACGTGACCAGTGACACCACACATGCACCTAACCAGTCCACCTCTAACCCCAGCATGACCTCTCAAGACATTCGCACCTCCACCTTATCAGCTCGTACAGAGAGTGCTACAGGTAGAACCACTCCTTCCTTCTCACCGAATCTGTCCCCATGACAACAATCTTGGATAACGATGATCCCTTTTTATACAGGGTgacaataaaaacacacacacagagacacacacacactcagaaatcTATCTGGTGGCTTGTTGCTCACTAACACTGAAATGTGACTCAATCTTTCATGGTCAAAATCGATCTCACACAATCATATTGCTTTAGACTGCCCTCAATCAGACTGCACAATCAACCACACCTAGCCCAAGTTCAATCGGTTTCTGCTTCAAATTCAGTCTGCTCCAATTTCTcccatgacctttgacccccacaGGGGGTGCTCTGGGGCCGGGGGGAGATGGGTACAGCGTGGTGGACATGGCAGCACTGGGGGTCAGTCTCGCCGTCCTCCTGGTCGTCTGCATGGTGGTCATCGGACTCCTCGTCTTCCACCTCCAGAAGGGAAAAGCAGCCTGGAGGAAACTGTCTGAAGCCAGCATCTTCCGCAGCTCTGTGAATATCTTTATGAATAGAGAAAATACTTACTTAGTAAAAAATATGCTTTTCCATTGATTGCGATTTGAATTGACAGTATTTGTAACTATGGAGTTGACAGGCTAATAGGTGGAGAtaagaaatatgtttgtaaaccCTGACGTCTGCATCAAATCATTCATTATCACGACACTAAAATTTTAGGTCTAGGTTACCTTCAGTCTCGCCTCCTTCTCGATGATCCCCATCTTCATGTTTGTCCCCTTATGCAGCTGGTAGGGGGCTCTGGCGGGGCCAAGGAGGGGGTGCAGTACACCAACGAGGGCTTCCACAAGGACGATGACGCCAGCAGCACCGGCTCCCACGTCCCAGACGAGGTGGACGTGGGGCGGGGGAGCGTCCCGGGGGCCAGGGCGGTGGAGCTGCCCAAGGAGGAGGTGGTCCTGAGGGCCTCAGCTCCGCTGCACGCCCTGCTCCctgacagcagcagcctggacGGATCAGACCGGGCGGACAGCGAGAGGGAGGTCAAGCCCATCCTCACCAAGGAgcgcagggtggaggaggggtacaAGTCTGTCTGGTTCAAAGAGGACATCGACCCCAACGCCAAGGAGGAAGTGGTCATCATCCCTGACAACGGAGAgcgggagggggatgaggaggagtctCTGGGAAGTGGGGCGGAGGAAGATGATTTGCCACGCTCGACTCCGAAGGTGTTCTTTACCAACGCTGATGTGGATAGTGGACTTGAGGGTCAAAGTAACCAGGAGtccgatgatgatgatgatgagagtCAAACAGCTGACCTCTAAGGAGGAAGAGATTCTGTCTCTCCGAGAGAATTGACTGGTAAAGTTGCTCAAGTTCATTCTCACTTGAAACATCACAGAAATCAAGGGTCGTATTTTCATTAACGACACGTGATTAGATGTTGACCTCTGCCAGTATAAATTACTTGCATTGATTTGATTAGTTGCAGTTAGGGCTTACATCAAGTTAAAGCTGGCTAGCTTTTGACCAAGGACAATCTTAGTATTTATCAAGTCTCTTAAACTTGGCAGAGCAGTTATCAAAAGTGTCAGTTACTATTGTTTGTCTAACAAACCTTAGTTGTTCTTACCAAGCTTAGCTGCTTCATCttctaaatgtatttttgtttatGCCGCTTAATATGTTGCTATATGAAAATGGAGGTGTAGTTTAATACGTTTCTATTACATAATTTATTGGATGCCTACTTTTATTACTAGTTTTATCTTTGTAAATATGTAACAATAATGTAAGTCTAATCTATAACACACATTCTGAGTAAAAAGTTTCTAACATAGTATTCATGTTACCAGTCTCAAAGGAGACTAGTAGCTAGTTAAATAACTAACAACAGAAAGCAGCAAGTCGCCCATTGTTACTGCTTGTTTATGATACGGTTCTCGATACCAACAGTGGAGGCTGTAAAACTTAATACACCGATGACCACAACTGCACGTTGTACTTTAATCAAATAATCCATGCACAATAATCATAAAATCTTTGTGAGTGGTTCAGCCTCCCTAATGCTAGATCTACAACACCTAACCTAACTTTGATCCTATTTCTTAATAAAAGCTAAGCATTTACGAGTCTAACAACAGAATTTTTATTTAGCAGAATGTGTATATTTCCCTCCCAGTAGTTTGTGGCTGAGGCCACAGTGCAGTGTGCAGACAGGATCTGcagaggaaactaacatttCCCCATAGCAACAGCGTAATCATAACACATGCTGCACAAGTTACGTTCCACCCATCAGATCCGACCATGGAGACAACATGGAGGATACAGCGAGGCCAGAAAAACAGGAAGTCTCATGTTTTGAGGAGATTCACAATCTAAAAGAGATTATGAggtgttttatttttaaagaTCATTGAAATGCTCTATTGATAAATCATTTCAGAGCATGTGTGATTGTTGGTATTTGTAAATTTTTTTTAGTAATTATTGGGATATGTGACTATACTTTAGAAACAATAAGTtgacaaaatacaaataaaaaaacgttATGTTTGGCAAAGTTTCAGCCCCTATAACGGTCCTTTCATCATGACATGTAATGTTGGGTCAGTGAGTGGTTGATAAGCATGAGAATACCATAGTTCTGAGTGGACTCTGCATCGTGATCCAATGCTCCCCTCCCCTGGTCAGTGTGGAAACACTGCGCCAGCACCTTCTACAGTGGAACTGCCTTTTAATCACTACAGTATGGGAACTTTATACCAAATTCAACACTGAATTTTATTTCCATAAATCCTTTAAGAAAGTCCTGTATAAACTCACACCATCATGCTCTCAGTCCATCAATCTATCACTCCATCAATCTATCACTCTATCACTGCGTCATGCTGTCACATGACTccatctctccagcctccctcccccagcgtgGCGCCCCCTGGTGCGAGGAACAGGCCGTCCACACAGAGGACGTGAGGCTGCAGCAGGCGCAGGATGGGGCTGGGTGGAGCTCCAGCCAGGGAGAAAGCCTCGTCCACCAGCACGCCCCAGCCCCGCAGGGTCCGCAGGGCCCGGGCACACACGTCTCTGGAGCCCCACACCGTCACCAGGCCAGCCCGCAGGGGGCTGCCCACCAGCCCAAACCTGCTCCTCATCTCACCCATCTGCACGGCAAACTCCTTCACCGAGTCCTGAGGAGAGATGACAGGGTATtgtgagggggctgggggaacCAGGGACGGGGTGATGCGTTCGTAACACGACCAATCAGAgaacacaaccaatcagaaaACACGACCAATCAGAAAACACCAGTGATTAATGTTGTGCGCTAGAGCATTAGCTGTGTGTCAGGTTGATCACTACCTTGGCAGCTTTGAGAGACTGCAGCTGGGGCTCAGTGAAGCCCTGCCCTCTCAGGCTGGACAGGTCGTCCTGGGAGAAGCCGATGGCGTCGCCTGAGAACACGACTTTGAGCTCCTTCCAGTCCTGCTGCTCCCAGTCCTGCTGAGGGAACAGAAGTGCAGAGGGGATACCTACAATGGCAGAAACATGAACAAAATGATATGGTGACACAAATTTAGGACGATTCTTTATTCCGAGCGACAAAGCTATACATTTGTGTCAAGTCAATCCAAAACAACGAAACAATACCTTGTTGTGAAGCCGAGAAGACATCATTTCTGTCCGTTGACAAGAACAGCTTTGCGTCACTTGATTGTAAACTCTCTATGTTGTCATCCTTGTTACAAAAGCAAAACCTGCCGATAGCAAGACCTGCACCAAGGTAATACAGACACCATCAACCATAACATACAGCAAGACCTGCACCAAAGTAATACAGACACCATCAACCATAACATACAGCAAGACCTGCACCAAGGTAATACAGACACCATCAACCATAACATACAGCAAGACCTGCACCAAGGTAATACAGACACCATCAACCATAACATACAGCAAGACCTGCACCAAGGTAATACAGACACCATCAACCATAACATACAGCAAGACCTGCACCAAGGTAATACAGACACCATCAACCATAACATACAGCAAGACCTGCACCAAGGTAATACAGACACCATCAACCATAACATGCAGCAAGACCTGCACCAAGGTAATACAGACACCATCAACCATAACATACAGCAAGACCTGCACCAAGGTAATACAGACACCATCAACCATAACATACAGCAAGACCTGCAGCAAGGTAATACAGACACCAACCATAACATACTAAAGTCCCAGACTGCAAGGTAATAAAGACACCATCAACCGTAAGATACTGAAGTCCAAGGTAATACAGACATCATCAACCATAAGATACTTAAGTCCCAGACTACTTCATGTAAGTTGGGCAATCCAAAGCGTTTGATTGTATATTTCTAAAGCCCATATATTGAGTTTGATATGTGTACTGTTATCACTGTAAAGAAAAAAAGTCTGACTTTCAAATTGGAAGTACCATAATGCTTGACACTGGCAATGATCTTTGAGTTGGTGTCCTTGCTGTCATTAGATAGCAGGATCACATCAAACAGCAAAGTTTCCGCTGGATTTTTGTCCAACAGTTTTTTGTTCACTTGCTGCACTGCCTAACAGGGAAATACAAATATTCAAATTCAGTTGCTTACTCGACTAGATGTCTGACATAGTTAATAGTTAATACATTAACCACAAAAGGCAATTTTCTGCAAGAACCACTGTTGCACCTAAAGCTGTGACCCATCAGAAACAGTGACCGCAGCTGCACATCGTCTTCAGGTGCGTGTACAATGTTTTTAAGTTTAACTCCTTTATTAAGCAGTTAGAGTGGGTTCACATATTCTGACAACTTACCCAATGTGCTGGTCCATTACATATTaagttctttcttttctttacgGTAGAATATTATTATTTAAAGTTTTAAATGTAGGTCTTGTGTAAGGTTTTAGGAAGGTTATTACAAATGTAACTCGTGCATGCGGTCACACAGAAATACATGTTTAGAAACATTTCAGAGAACATTTACCTAAATATATTTCATTTACTTTCAAACATGATACTACCGCGAATAATCATGCGGTCACAGTTTCTGATGGATCACATATTTCGGTACACCTCCTGCACCAATGTAACCCAATGGGCGGGTGCGTCTTGAATCCTGTAGCTGAATTGTATTGTTTTGGTATCGATACCCAATTACCTCGATGAACGAGAACGCTGGCCCTTTTTTCAAAAGGTCTGGTAAACCTGGGTCTGGTTCCGTCTCTGAGTCAAAGACAGCTTGGGATGACACTGCAACAACAACGGCTTGAGATGACCTCTGCAGAAGAACGAAAAATGTAACAACTAACAAAActctcaagttcaagttcaagtgaGCCTATCAATGCATACTTCATTTTAGTCTTACCTGTTCAACATCGGTATTGCACACAATTGAACACATTGTTATGGATAAACATGTAAGTTGCAGAAggatttatttgtctttatttataCTTCCTTTGAAGTGGATTTTTTCAGATGTGTGAGGATCGCCTCTGACTATAATTTGAGTTCGTATAGCCTATCTACAATATGCGTAAAGTCTGGGCTTTTGAGTGTCTTTCGCAAACGTAATGttgacaaacaaaacacaaacatttagcAAGAACGGTTATCCCTAAACTTGATCACTAAAGTTGCACTTAAAACTAGCGAAGTGCAGATGTCAAATCCGTGAGCTGCTGTGCCGTTTGATTATTATCTTTTCCGTACTGTACTCTTGACTATCAAAGCCACAGAAATACTGCCTCCCACTGAACAGGAGTAGTATCGTGCGCAAAATATTGACTTAAAAATGTCTTAAATATTTTATCCAACATACCAATGATTACGATAATGATTAGTCTAAATTCAGCTGGGGTCATTAATGAAAATGATTAGCCTTTATTTTGCCATGTAAACTGGTCTCCATAAGATTGCAGCACATGTAATTGGCTGAAGGGGAACATCATTTTACATAGGGATGTAACTAAACCGGTTCTATTGTGTAATTTCTGAATAAATTAAATAGTCGTATGTTTCTGAGACGAGAGTTAGCCACACCAGGATGATGTATAATACAGTAgctgacacacaaacaggtgTTTGTTTAAGATCCTCAGGAGGTGTATTTGTGCATTCCAGTGTGCACAGGTGAAAGCACACACATCTTATAACCTccttgtcacacacacgcacacaagaacTCTTACAgaatgtgtcattgtgtgtacTTGAGGTGTGGTGCTCTGAGTTAGCATTCAGAGGACATGCAAGACTGTGGGCCTTTCAAGACAGACCAGGTCACAGAAACCCACTAGACCATGTACGGTCCTCGACATGGATTAAGAAATAGCAAATGATTGGAAATAACAAATGATTGGAAAATACTTTAAGCAAATCAAGAAAGAAGGTTTTCTGATACAGGATATTGTAGTCAGGTATGAATCCATTTCTCTACTGTTTTCTCTGCCATCGCTTACTTCTCTCTGTTACAGAACCTGTTCACTCTGTGATTAAACTGCACATTCAGAAGTACACTATGTTGTATTAGTAGTCATTCTGATTCTTTACAGTGTTCCTGTGTAGTGTTCAATCCAGAAGGCCTCATGACACATATTTACAAGAGCACAATGACACACAATCCTCAGTTTTCTTGAAACCCCACAAACA
Proteins encoded in this region:
- the LOC124476762 gene encoding cytosolic 5'-nucleotidase 1A, which translates into the protein MCSIVCNTDVEQRSSQAVVVAVSSQAVFDSETEPDPGLPDLLKKGPAFSFIEAVQQVNKKLLDKNPAETLLFDVILLSNDSKDTNSKIIASVKHYGLAIGRFCFCNKDDNIESLQSSDAKLFLSTDRNDVFSASQQGIPSALLFPQQDWEQQDWKELKVVFSGDAIGFSQDDLSSLRGQGFTEPQLQSLKAAKDSVKEFAVQMGEMRSRFGLVGSPLRAGLVTVWGSRDVCARALRTLRGWGVLVDEAFSLAGAPPSPILRLLQPHVLCVDGLFLAPGGATLGEGGWRDGVM
- the cdhr5b gene encoding cadherin-related family member 5, with protein sequence SQTGFKLQGSNTPNILVQSVLDYDTIKSVSLTLYAQDTPPGGAPGGGPSYTASASILVTIQDVDNRPPWFQPCTLTVVGTAKICVSHGYSGQVNLTVQEVGALSLQPGPVYAIDGDSGLNVEITYSFLSGNAAGTFEINANTGNITMTKPVDVPGPLVLTVLATQKVDSDKFATATVTLEVVKKSLNPPQFTQPEYEGFISADAGQGSMVLEGKGSTTPLRVLATDKDYADGVNPDVRYEVLGTTDFSVTPQGYVLLAKDLSPGTVTIELKAVDSSNEESSTAPLVVEVTPGGALGPGGDGYSVVDMAALGVSLAVLLVVCMVVIGLLVFHLQKGKAAWRKLSEASIFRSSLVGGSGGAKEGVQYTNEGFHKDDDASSTGSHVPDEVDVGRGSVPGARAVELPKEEVVLRASAPLHALLPDSSSLDGSDRADSEREVKPILTKERRVEEGYKSVWFKEDIDPNAKEEVVIIPDNGEREGDEEESLGSGAEEDDLPRSTPKVFFTNADVDSGLEGQSNQESDDDDDESQTADL